One Purpureocillium takamizusanense chromosome 12, complete sequence DNA window includes the following coding sequences:
- a CDS encoding uncharacterized protein (EggNog:ENOG503Q3SV~COG:I), translating into MADNSSSSKPLFSIPIPALGAHPGGAITATQPSPSVYLLTWVSPPDNRLTTPFLRALLAALDVIEFGGYAPGVVITTSGIPKFYSNGLDLEHAFATEGFWTLFYDVWRRFLTFPMPTIALLNGHTYAGGLMLSLAHDYRLAPAPRGFLCLNELLFGAPLKPAMAAIVRHKLTPQAYRTVALEARRFSGPQAVDIGLADAVVASGGGEDGVAEALAFIAERELLEKPKRGVYGTIKAEMYKGLIGEIAGAGLVAGEKRFDEDQKREADRREFGKVWYEQWAKDNKAKL; encoded by the exons atggccgacaatagcagcagcagcaagccccTCTTCAGCATCCCCATCCccgcgctcggcgcgcaccccggcggcgccatcacggcgacgcagccctcgccgagcgtCTACCTCCTCACCTGGgtctcgccgcccgacaACCGCCTCACGACGCCCTTTTTacgcgccctgctcgcggccctcgacgtcatcgaGTTTGGCGGCTAcgcgcccggcgtcgtcatcaccaccagcggcaTCCCCAAGTTCTACTCCaacggcctcgacctcgagcaCGCATTCGCCACCGAGGGCTTCTGGACGCTCTTTTACGATGTCTGGCGCCGCTTCCTGAC CTTCCCCATGCCCACCATCGCCCTCCTCAACGGCCACACATacgccggcggcctcatgCTCTCCCTCGCGCACGACtaccgcctcgcccccgccccccggggCTTCCTGTGCCTCAACGAGCTCCTCTTCGGCGCGCCCCTCaagcccgccatggcggccatCGTCCGGCACAAGCTCACCCCGCAGGCCTACCGcaccgtcgccctcgaggcccgcCGCTTCAGCGGCccgcaggccgtcgacatAGGActcgccgacgcggtcgtcgcctccggcggtggtgaggacggcgtcgccgaggcgctggcgttCATCGCTGagcgcgagctcctcgaaAAGCCCAAGAGGGGCGTGTACGGCACCATCAAGGCGGAAATGTACAAGGGGCTCATCGGTGAGATTGCCGGCGcggggctcgtcgccggggaGAAGCGCTTCGACGAGGATCAGAAGCGCGAGGCGGACAGGAGGGAGTTTGGCAAGGTGTGGTACGAGCAGTGGGCCAAGGacaacaaggccaagctATAG